From a single Rosa rugosa chromosome 7, drRosRugo1.1, whole genome shotgun sequence genomic region:
- the LOC133723457 gene encoding peptidyl-prolyl cis-trans isomerase Pin1, whose product MSSSNQVRASHILIKHQGSRRKASWKDPDGVVISNTTRDAAVTQLKSLREDIVSGKFTFDNVATRFSDCSSAKRGGDLGPFGRGQMQKPFEEATFSLKVGEISEIVDTDSGVHIILRTG is encoded by the exons ATGTCCTCATCGAATCAGGTCAGGGCATCCCACATACTGATCAAGCACCAAGGTTCCAGAAGAAAGGCCTCATGGAAGGATCCAGATGGTGTTGTTATCAGTAACACCACCCGAGATGCGGCTGTCACTCAACTCAAGTCACTTCGTGAGGACATTGTTTCTGGCAAGTTCACGTTTGACAATGTTGCTACTCGCTTCTCTGATTGCAGCTCTGCCAAGCGTGGTGGTGATCTTG GCCCTTTTGGCCGCGGCCAGATGCAGAAGCCTTTTGAGGAGGCAACATTCTCTCTCAAGGTTGGGGAGATAAGTGAAATTGTGGATACAGACAGTGGAGTTCATATCATCCTGAGGACCGGTTGA